In one Oscillospiraceae bacterium genomic region, the following are encoded:
- a CDS encoding formate--tetrahydrofolate ligase: protein MKTDIEIAQSAKLLPITEIAAKLGIGEEALEPYGRSKAKLDLAPLREKPRKGKLVLVTAINPTPAGEGKTTTSVGLADALNLLEKKVVLALREPSLGPVFGVKGGAAGGGYAQVVPMEDINLHFTGDFHAIGAANNLLAAMLDNHIQQGNALDIDVRKITWRRCVDMNDRQLRNIICGLGGKANGVPREDGYDITVASEIMAVLCLATGLMDLKARLARMVVAYTRDDKPVTAHDLHAEGAMTALLKDAIKPNLVQTLEHTPALIHGGPFANIAHGCNSISATDAALRLGDYVVTEAGFGADLGAEKFLDIKCRYAGFHPDAVVIVATVRALKHHGGCAKAELGKENLEALERGLPNLVRHVENITRSFGLPAVVAINKFESDTDAEVELIRRACGEYGVRVALSEVWGKGGQGGVELAREVLRIIDEGENRFTFAYPDELPLKEKIAAVAAKVYGADGVDYSPAAEKELARLTELGYGGLPVCMAKTQYSLSDDAKKLGAPKGFRIKVQKAKVSAGAGFVVVLTGDIMTMPGLPKAPAAEQIDVDENGVISGLF from the coding sequence ATGAAAACCGACATTGAGATTGCGCAGAGCGCGAAGCTGCTGCCCATCACCGAAATCGCGGCCAAGCTGGGGATCGGCGAGGAGGCCCTGGAGCCCTATGGCCGCAGCAAGGCCAAGCTGGACCTGGCTCCCCTGCGGGAGAAGCCCCGTAAGGGCAAGCTGGTGCTGGTGACCGCCATCAACCCCACCCCGGCGGGGGAGGGCAAGACCACCACCAGCGTGGGCCTGGCCGACGCGCTCAACCTGCTGGAGAAAAAGGTGGTGCTGGCCCTTCGGGAGCCCAGCCTCGGCCCCGTGTTCGGGGTGAAGGGCGGGGCCGCCGGCGGCGGGTACGCCCAGGTGGTGCCCATGGAGGACATCAACCTCCACTTCACCGGCGACTTCCACGCCATCGGCGCGGCCAACAACCTGCTGGCCGCCATGCTGGACAACCACATTCAGCAGGGCAACGCCCTGGACATCGACGTGCGTAAAATCACCTGGCGGCGCTGCGTGGATATGAATGACCGGCAGCTGCGCAATATCATCTGCGGCCTGGGCGGCAAGGCCAACGGCGTGCCCCGTGAGGACGGGTACGACATCACCGTGGCCAGCGAGATTATGGCGGTGCTGTGCCTGGCCACCGGTCTCATGGACCTCAAGGCCCGGCTGGCCCGCATGGTGGTGGCCTACACCCGGGACGACAAGCCCGTCACCGCCCACGACCTGCACGCCGAGGGGGCCATGACCGCCCTGCTGAAGGACGCCATCAAGCCCAACCTGGTCCAGACCCTGGAGCACACCCCCGCCCTGATCCACGGCGGGCCCTTCGCCAACATCGCCCACGGCTGCAACTCCATCTCGGCCACCGACGCCGCCCTGCGGCTGGGGGACTACGTGGTCACCGAGGCGGGCTTCGGCGCCGACCTGGGCGCGGAGAAGTTTTTGGACATCAAGTGCCGCTACGCCGGCTTCCACCCCGACGCGGTGGTCATCGTGGCCACGGTGCGGGCCCTGAAGCACCACGGCGGCTGCGCCAAGGCCGAGCTGGGGAAGGAGAACCTGGAGGCCCTGGAGCGGGGCCTGCCCAACCTGGTGCGCCACGTGGAGAACATCACCCGCTCCTTCGGCCTGCCCGCGGTGGTGGCCATCAACAAGTTCGAGAGCGACACCGACGCCGAGGTGGAGCTTATCCGCCGCGCCTGCGGGGAGTACGGCGTGCGCGTGGCCCTGAGCGAGGTGTGGGGCAAGGGCGGCCAGGGCGGCGTGGAGCTGGCCCGGGAGGTGCTGCGCATCATCGACGAGGGGGAGAACCGCTTCACCTTCGCCTATCCCGACGAGCTGCCCCTCAAGGAGAAGATCGCCGCCGTGGCGGCCAAGGTCTACGGGGCAGACGGGGTGGACTATTCCCCCGCCGCCGAAAAGGAGCTCGCCCGGCTCACCGAGCTGGGCTACGGCGGCCTGCCCGTCTGCATGGCCAAGACCCAGTACTCCCTGTCCGACGACGCCAAGAAGCTGGGGGCACCCAAGGGCTTCCGCATCAAGGTGCAGAAGGCCAAGGTCTCCGCCGGCGCGGGCTTCGTGGTGGTGCTCACCGGCGACATCATGACCATGCCCGGCCTGCCCAAGGCGCCCGCGGCGGAGCAGATCGACGTGGACGAGAACGGGGTCATCTCCGGGCTGTTCTAG